In Cicer arietinum cultivar CDC Frontier isolate Library 1 chromosome 7, Cicar.CDCFrontier_v2.0, whole genome shotgun sequence, a single window of DNA contains:
- the LOC101508698 gene encoding protein CHLOROPLAST IMPORT APPARATUS 2-like translates to MSSCLSGTGGRTYGLDLDIVKSPPCSWSRTSQTQTSSSPSSTISESTNSPLTISTTKPRTPRKRPNQTYNEAATLLSTAYPNLFSNPNLKSHTNHSNNNKFTKLPSSEKTYESDSSQLLLPFRVFDTSSSFLLHGPLQNHRPNFPSEPKPVKPCHCQSPGEISSMVNSLELNDDIDFDTESILDEEIEQGIDSIMGSTVQEEEDSNAVSSHHPWIGFGGKFDFRLGLQRTGVRALRHVDEGNWWNFPAVDILKISPKICSVGEKSAAPVTDKKKKKKVVTVEKHNEELLKETELPKRKTGLLLKLNYEGVRNAWSDKGTPFADDSPISDAPGNDVNARLSQIDLLWDNGVGGVREASVLRYKEKRRTRLFSKKIRYQVRKVNADRRPRMKGRFVRRLNAS, encoded by the exons ATGTCTTCGTGTTTGAGTGGAACAGGGGGAAGAACCTACGGTCTAGATTTAGATATAGTTAAATCTCCACCATGTTCATGGAGTCGAACATCACAAACACAAACCTCTTCTTCTCCTTCCTCAACCATCTCAGAATCAACCAATTCACCACTCACAATCTCCACCACAAAACCAAGAACCCCTCGAAAACGACCCAACCAAACCTACAACGAAGCCGCAACACTCCTTTCAACAGCTTACCCGAACCTATTCTCCAACCCAAACCTAAAATCACACACCAATCATAGCAACAATAATAAATTCACTAAACTACCATCATCAGAAAAAACGTACGAATCAGATTCCTCACAACTTCTTTTACCTTTCAGAGTTTTCGACACGTCATCATCTTTTTTACTTCACGGCCCACTCCAAAATCACAGACCCAATTTCCCGTCTGAGCCCAAACCGGTCAAACCGTGTCACTGTCAGAGTCCCGGAGAGATAAGTTCAATGGTCAATTCCCTCGAATTGAACGATGATATTGATTTCGACACTGAATCCATTCTCGACGAAGAAATCGAACAAGGAATCGATAGTATCATGGGAAGTACAGTCCAAGAAGAGGAAGATTCTAACGCCGTTTCTTCTCATCATCCATGGATTGGTTTTGGCGGGAAATTCGATTTCCGATTAGGTTTACAGAGAACTGGTGTGAGAGCTCTTCGTCATGTTGATGAAGGAAATTGGTGGAATTTTCCTGCTGTTGATATTCTTAAAATTTCGCCGAAAATTTGCAGTGTCGGTGAGAAATCGGCGGCGCCGGTGACGgacaagaagaaaaagaagaaggttGTTACGGTGGAGAAACACAACgaggagttgttgaaagaaacgGAATTGCCAAAAAGGAAAACCggtttgttgttgaaattgaatTACGAAGGCGTTCGGAATGCTTGGTCTGATAAAGGAACACCGTTCGCTGACGACAGTCCTATCTCCGACGCACCGGGAAATGACGTCAAT GCACGGCTGTCACAAATTGATTTGTTGTGGGACAATGGAGTTGGAGGTGTGAGAGAAGCTAGCGTGCTACGTTACAAAGAAAAACGGCGTACGCGTCTCTTCTCTAAGAAGATCAGATATCAGGTCAGAAAAGTCAACGCAGATCGACGGCCAAGAATGAAG GGGCGATTTGTTAGGAGGCTGAATGCTAGCTAA
- the LOC101508166 gene encoding putative clathrin assembly protein At5g57200, with protein sequence MGTFQTFRKAYGALKDSTKVGLAKVNSEYKELDIAIVKATSHVEYPPKERHVRKIFYATSAQQPRADVAYCIHALSKRLSKTRNWIVAIKTLIVIHRILREGDPSFKEDLVNYSRRVHFLQISNFKDDSSPLAWDCSAWVRTYAQFLEERLECFRILKYDIEFERLTKASPASTKVHSRTRMLTSDGLLEQLPALQQLLYRLVCCQPEGSAFNNYLIQYALALVLKESFKIYCALNDGIIKLVDEFFDMTRYDAIKGLLIYKRAGKQAENLADFYEYCKGLDLARNFQFPILRQPPPSFVATMEEYIKEAPPTGNVKRLEYQENDQSPKKEPEEKETEKPEAIEKEAEEVKEEEPTDKDQTEEAELPPLISTDDDTDDLLGLNEINPKAQELEESNALALAILPPGGRKLNNLALTNISGASGWELALVTTPSKHTSEAPDRKMAGGFDKLLLDSLYEDENARRQLQLQNAGYGYGGGMAINNPFDNYNNQQQDPFAISNNVAPPSNVQMALMAQQQMMFQQQQQQQMMFQQQQQQMMFQQQQQQQYNMMMVPYQQQQHSQAHYPQQMSVMGSSNPFGDPLPVPSYSYSSMHHQGNYNIM encoded by the exons ATGGGAACGTTCCAAACATTTAGAAAGGCCTACGGAGCTCTTAAAGATTCCACCAAGGTTGGCCTAGCCAAGGTCAATAGCGAATACAAG GAATTGGACATTGCAATTGTAAAAGCTACCAGTCACGTTGAATATCCTCCAAAAGAACGTCACGTTCGGA AAATATTCTATGCAACATCAGCACAGCAACCACGAGCAGATGTAGCTTATTGCATACACGCACTTTCCAAGAGACTTTCGAAGACGCGAAATTGGATA GTTGCCATAAAGACATTGATAGTGATTCATAGGATATTGAGAGAAGGTGATCCTAGTTTCAAAGAAGACCTTGTAAACTACTCACGCAGGGTACATTTTCTCCAAATATCTAACTTCAAAGATGACTCAAGTCCTCTAG CTTGGGATTGTTCTGCATGGGTTCGAACCTATGCACAATTTTTAGAAGAAAGACTTGAATGTTTTAGAATTCTTAAATATGACATTGAGTTTGAGCGTTTAACAAAAGCATCACCAGCTTCAACTAAG GTACATAGCAGAACAAGGATGTTGACCAGTGATGGGTTGTTGGAGCAGCTGCCTGCATTGCAGCAACTTCTTTACCGACTTGTTTGCTGTCAG CCTGAAGGATCAGCTTTCAACAATTATCTAATACAATATGCATTGGCCCTG GTATTGAAAGAAagctttaaaatatattgtgCCCTCAATGATGGAATCATAAAACTTGTTGACGAG TTCTTTGATATGACGAGATACGACGCGATAAAGGGTTTGCTTATTTATAAAAGAGCTGGCAAACAG GCTGAAAATCTTGCTGATTTCTATGAATACTGCAAGGGCTTGGACCTTGCTAGGAATTTTCAATTTCCAATTCTGAGACAG CCACCACCCTCTTTTGTTGCCACAATGGAAGAATACATTAAAGAAGCACCTCCAACAGGCAATGTTAAGAGACTG GAGTATCAAGAAAATGATCAATCACCAAAGAAAGAAccagaagaaaaagaaactgAAAAGCCTGAAGCAATTGAGAAAGAAGCTGAAGAAGTCAAGGAGGAAGAACCTACTGATAAGGATCAAACAGAGGAGGCTGAACTTCCTCCTCTGATATCAACTGATGATGATACTGATGATTTGCTG GGTCTAAATGAAATAAATCCAAAAGCTCAAGAACTAGAAGAAAGCAATGCTTTGGCTCTAGCAATTCTACCACCTGGCG GGAGAAAATTGAACAATCTTGCTTTGACTAATATAAGTGGAGCTTCTGGTTGGGAACTTGCACTTGTTACAACACCAAGCAAACACACGAGCGAAGCGCCAGATCGCAAAATG GCTGGTGGATTTGACAAGCTATTGCTAGACAGTTTGTATGAAGATGAAAATGCCAGAAGACAACTTCAACTCCAAAATGCGGGTTATGGATATGGAGGAGGGATGGCTATAAATAATCCAtttgataattataataatcaGCAACAAGATCCATTTGCAATATCCAACAATGTAGCACCTCCATCTAATGTACAAATGGCATTAATGGCTCAACAACAAATGATgttccaacaacaacaacaacaacaaatgatgttccaacaacaacaacaacaaatgatgTTCCAAcaacagcagcaacaacaatacAACATGATGATGGTTCCTTACCAGCAGCAGCAACATTCACAAGCTCATTACCCTCAACAGATGTCAGTTATGGGTTCTTCTAATCCATTCGGAGATCCTTTACCTGTACCTAGCTATTCTTATAGTTCCATGCACCATCAAGGGAACTACAATATAATGTAG
- the LOC101507853 gene encoding uncharacterized protein: protein MPPALLDPPLPITSSVPSLTSDTISPAPASESQLFDNLRGLQWRVNLGVLPSSSSTSFDDLRRATANSRRGYASLRGRLLVDPHITKDGTSSPNLVMDNPLSQNPNSTWGRFFRNAELERMVDQDLSRLYPEHGNYFQTQGCQGILRRILLLWCLKHPGYGYRQGMHELLAPLLYVLQVDVERVVEVRKVYDDHFTDRFDSLCCQDNDLSYSFDFRKSSDSTKDEIGSHGNATNIKSLDELDPKIQTIVLLSDAYGAEGELGVVLSEKFIEHDAYCMFDALMNGAHGSVAMADFFSYSPVAGSHTGLPPVIEASAALYHLLSHVDSSLYSHLVDLGVEPQYFALRWLRVLFGREFPLDNLLIIWDEIFLSDNSKIEKHVEDNTDPGFRILHSSRGAFISAIAVAMLLHLRSSLLATENPTICLQRLLSFPENTDIKKLIEKAKSLQTLALSTEISSSTPTFVEYENKGKSVITRSITIPCESGSPKTPTNLIPDNSYWEEKWRVVHRAEELKQDGVEKQVPSQKKRWTEKVKLSLKRTESDPSSSRITSGQKESKASVKRNLLEDLSKELGSEEDTEKLYNHEILCQQDNHSVAVEVEQLDDGSEGSNNYCGEDRRLNRNTVSEENSLNPASPPNEIKDHENNSLKSSVGSNFSLDEINETSHCSPVDSPLPISNHPESNMSQVPGWNNDSTGNSAALSKDRKLNKFQWLWKFGRNNGDLMSDKRVGASDEAVKPTNNCSNNQSNTVPSSTACEHSSPVNFKGESVDQNVMGTLRNIGQSMLEHIQVIESAFQQEHGQGASVDNNMSTNVMIGKGQVTAMSALKELRKISNLLSEM from the exons GTATGCTAGTTTGAGAGGGAGGCTCTTGGTTGATCCCCACATTACAAAGGATGGAACTAGTTCACCCAATCTTGTCATGGATAACCCACTTTCACAAAATCCAA ACAGTACATGGGGTCGCTTTTTTCGCAATGCCGAGCTAGAGAGGATGGTTGATCAGGATTTATCACGTTTATACCCAGAACATGGCAACTATTTCCAGACACAAGGGTGCCAAGGCATATTGAGACGAATTTTATTATTATGGTGTCTTAAACACCCCGGGTATGGTTATAGACAAG GAATGCATGAGTTACTTGCTCCTTTGCTTTATGTTCTCCAAGTTGATGTCGAGCGCGTTGTAGAAGTTCGAAAAGTTTACGACGACCACTTCACAGACAGATTTGATAGTCTCTGTTGTCAAGATAATGATCTTTCTTACAGCTTTGATTTTAGAAAATCTTCAGACTCGACAAAGGATGAAATTGGCTCCCATGGAAATGCAACAAATATCAAGAGTCTTGATGAGCTTGATCCTAAGATACAGACTATTGTATTGCTAAGTGACGCTTATGGGGCTGAAGGTGAACTGGGCGTTGTTTTATCTGAGAAATTTATCGAGCATGATGCTTACTGTATGTTTGACGCTTTAATGAATGGGGCCCACGGTTCAGTTGCAATGGCCGATTTTTTCTCTTATTCCCCTGTTGCTGGGTCTCATACTGGTTTGCCACCCGTAATTGAAGCTTCTGCTGCATTGTATCATTTGCTGTCTCATGTGGATTCATCTCTGTATAGCCATCTTGTTGATCTCGGGGTTGAACCTCAGTACTTTGCTCTGCGCTGGTTGAGAGTTTTATTTGGACGGGAATTTCCACTTGACAACCTCTTGATCATTTGGGATGAAATCTTTTTATCAGATAATAGTAAAATCGAAAAGCACGTGGAGGACAACACAGACCCTGGTTTTAGGATCTTACATTCATCTCGTGGAGCATTTATCTCAGCTATTGCTGTGGCAATGTTACTTCATTTAAGATCTTCACTACTTGCGACCGAAAATCCTACAATCTGTCTCCAGAGATTATTAAGCTTCCCCGAAAACACGGACATTAAAAAACTAATAGAAAAGGCTAAATCCTTGCAGACTCTTGCATTAAGCACTGAAATTTCATCCTCAACACCTACATTTGTAGAGTATGAGAACAAGGGTAAATCGGTTATTACAAGATCAATTACCATTCCATGTGAATCAGGCTCGCCTAAAACTCCTACGAACTTAATACCTGATAATAGCTACTGGGAAGAAAAGTGGAGAGTTGTCCACCGTGCTGAAGAACTAAAACAAGATGGAGTAGAAAAACAGGTTCCATCTCAGAAAAAGAGATGGACAGAAAAGGTCAAGTTAAGTTTGAAAAGAACGGAATCTGACCCGTCTTCGTCAAGGATTACGAGTGGTCAAAAGGAATCTAAGGCATCTGTTAAGCGCAATTTGTTAGAAGATCTTTCCAAGGAACTTGGGTCAGAGGAAGATACAGAAAAACTCTACAATCATGAAATCTTGTGCCAGCAGGATAATCATTCGGTTGCGGTTGAAGTTGAGCAACTAGATGATGGCTCTGAAGGCAGCAACAATTACTGTGGTGAGGATAGACGTCTAAATAGAAACACTGTTAGTGAGGAAAACTCATTGAACCCAGCTAGTCCTCCTAATGAGATCAAAGATCATGAAAATAACTCACTGAAAAGTAGTGTTGGGTCTAATTTTTCCCTTGATGAAATTAATGAAACTTCACATTGTAGTCCCGTTGATTCGCCTCTTCCAATTTCCAATCATCCCGAGAGTAACATGTCTCAGGTGCCAGGGTGGAATAATGATTCCACAGGAAATTCGGCCGCACTTTCTAAAGAtagaaaactaaataaattcCAGTGGCTTTGGAAGTTTGGTCGTAATAACGGCGATTTAATGTCTGATAAAAGAGTTGGTGCTTCTGATGAGGCTGTAAAACCCACCAACAATTGTAGTAATAATCAAAGTAATACAGTACCCTCATCTACTGCTTGTGAGCATAGCAGTCCTGTTAATTTTAAAGGAGAATCTGTAGACCAGAATGTGATGGGAACTTTGAGGAATATTGGGCAGTCCATGCTTGAGCATATTCAG GTGATTGAATCTGCTTTCCAACAAGAGCATGGTCAAGGAGCTTCAGTGGATAATAATATGTCTACAAATGTTATGATTGGCAAAGGGCAGGTTACTGCCATGTCAGCTCTCAAGGAGCTCCGCAAAATTAGCAACCTTTTGTCTGAGATGTGA